The Streptomyces sp. RKAG293 genome includes a region encoding these proteins:
- the dcd gene encoding dCTP deaminase, producing the protein MLLSDKDIRAEIDSGRVRVDPFDESMVQPSSIDVRLDRLFRVFENHRYPHIDPAVEQSDLTRLVEPEGDEPFILHPGEFVLASTYEVISLPDDLASRLEGKSSLGRLGLVTHSTAGFIDPGFSGHVTLELSNLATLPIKLWPGMKIGQLCLFRLTSPAEHPYGSERYGSRYQGQRGPTASRSFMNFHRTQV; encoded by the coding sequence GTGCTTCTCTCAGACAAGGACATCAGGGCCGAGATCGACAGCGGACGGGTGCGGGTCGACCCCTTCGACGAGTCGATGGTGCAGCCGTCGAGTATCGATGTGCGGCTGGACCGGCTCTTCCGCGTGTTCGAGAACCACCGGTACCCGCATATCGACCCGGCGGTGGAGCAGAGCGATCTGACCCGGCTGGTCGAGCCGGAGGGCGACGAGCCGTTCATCCTTCATCCGGGTGAGTTCGTGCTCGCGTCGACCTATGAGGTCATCTCGCTCCCCGACGACCTCGCGTCGCGCCTGGAGGGGAAGAGCTCGCTGGGCCGGCTGGGGCTGGTCACGCACTCGACGGCCGGCTTCATCGACCCCGGGTTCTCCGGGCACGTGACGCTGGAGCTGTCGAATCTGGCGACGCTGCCCATCAAGCTGTGGCCGGGGATGAAGATCGGTCAGCTGTGCCTCTTCCGGCTGACCTCGCCGGCCGAGCACCCGTACGGCTCGGAGCGGTACGGATCGCGCTACCAGGGACAGCGCGGGCCGACGGCCTCGCGGTCGTTCATGAACTTCCACCGGACGCAGGTCTGA
- a CDS encoding DUF397 domain-containing protein has product MNHTIPSESWRSSTYSQNNGGECIEVADGIPGVVPVRDSKDPHGPALSFSPDAWRSFVAGVQGGEFPAV; this is encoded by the coding sequence ATGAACCACACCATCCCCAGCGAGAGCTGGCGGAGCTCCACCTACAGCCAGAACAACGGCGGCGAGTGCATTGAGGTTGCCGACGGCATCCCGGGTGTCGTTCCCGTCCGTGACTCCAAAGACCCCCACGGTCCGGCGCTCAGCTTCTCCCCCGATGCGTGGCGCTCGTTCGTCGCGGGCGTCCAGGGCGGCGAGTTTCCGGCCGTCTGA
- a CDS encoding helix-turn-helix transcriptional regulator: MSVENEQTDPADPAASPLKLFGSEVQLERERLDMKRAALGKEANCGYSLVAKIENGERVPSLEFAQACDRVFPNSNGRFVRLWPLVMRFGFPPWFRRYVELEEKATSVRMFHPQLLPGLVQTEDYARAVLRTGRPTNLDDLVTSRIERQRILERDVPTRLWLVLNEAVLRNVVADGGVMRAQLAHLRVLADDPTHRVQIIRDTGKHHGWASPFGVLSFKEGGDVVHVDGFPKGYLLAETDDVTAANDAYDLLKAMAAPPDESPDIIDSISKDCYS, from the coding sequence ATGAGTGTCGAGAACGAGCAAACCGACCCGGCCGACCCTGCCGCGTCCCCCTTGAAGCTGTTCGGCAGCGAGGTACAGCTAGAGCGTGAGCGGCTGGACATGAAGCGTGCGGCGTTAGGCAAAGAGGCGAACTGCGGTTACTCCCTGGTGGCCAAGATCGAGAACGGCGAACGCGTCCCCTCGCTGGAGTTCGCACAGGCGTGCGACCGGGTGTTCCCGAACTCAAACGGTCGCTTCGTTCGACTGTGGCCGCTCGTGATGAGGTTCGGCTTCCCGCCCTGGTTCCGCCGCTACGTGGAACTTGAGGAGAAGGCCACATCTGTTCGCATGTTCCATCCCCAACTACTTCCAGGGCTTGTGCAGACCGAGGACTACGCACGAGCGGTACTGCGAACCGGTCGGCCGACCAACCTTGACGACCTGGTGACCTCGCGCATCGAGCGCCAACGCATCCTCGAACGTGACGTACCAACGCGACTGTGGTTGGTCCTCAACGAAGCGGTACTACGGAACGTCGTTGCCGACGGCGGCGTCATGCGTGCCCAACTCGCTCACCTGCGTGTCCTTGCCGACGATCCGACGCACCGAGTGCAGATCATCCGGGACACGGGCAAGCACCACGGTTGGGCAAGCCCGTTCGGCGTGCTGTCGTTCAAAGAAGGCGGTGACGTCGTGCACGTAGATGGCTTCCCCAAGGGCTATCTACTGGCAGAAACTGACGACGTGACGGCGGCAAACGATGCCTATGATCTGCTCAAGGCCATGGCCGCACCGCCGGACGAGTCGCCAGACATCATCGACTCCATTTCGAAGGACTGCTACTCATGA